From Enhydrobacter sp., the proteins below share one genomic window:
- a CDS encoding phosphoribosylanthranilate isomerase: MTVEVKICGLSTPETVDAAVEAGADYVGFVSYPPSPRHISADTLKALGKRVPKLVVRVGLFVDPDDALLAERVGTGALDMLQLHGSETPERVADIKARTRLLVMKVIKVGKASDVEQGIKRYARVVDLLMFDTDGGTLPGGNARSFDWRVLSGRNVPVPWMLAGGLTPDNVAEAVRVTDAPIVDVSSGVEATRGVKSVKLIRAFLARVGEIA, translated from the coding sequence ATGACGGTCGAAGTCAAAATCTGCGGGTTGTCGACGCCTGAAACGGTCGATGCCGCCGTCGAGGCGGGCGCCGACTACGTTGGCTTCGTTTCCTACCCCCCGTCGCCGCGCCATATCTCGGCGGACACCTTGAAGGCGCTGGGCAAGCGCGTGCCAAAACTCGTGGTCCGCGTCGGCCTGTTTGTCGATCCCGACGACGCACTGCTCGCCGAGCGCGTCGGCACCGGCGCGCTTGACATGCTGCAACTTCATGGCTCCGAAACGCCCGAGCGTGTCGCTGACATCAAGGCACGTACCCGCTTGCTGGTGATGAAGGTGATCAAGGTCGGCAAGGCGTCGGATGTGGAGCAGGGCATCAAGCGCTATGCCCGCGTGGTCGACCTCCTGATGTTCGACACGGACGGGGGCACGCTGCCCGGCGGCAACGCCAGGAGCTTCGACTGGAGGGTCCTGTCCGGCCGCAACGTGCCTGTCCCGTGGATGCTGGCCGGCGGTCTCACGCCCGACAACGTCGCCGAGGCCGTGCGTGTCACCGACGCACCCATCGTCGACGTTTCCTCTGGCGTCGAGGCGACGCGCGGTGTGAAATCCGTGAAGTTGATTCGCGCCTTTCTGGCGCGCGTGGGGGAGATCGCATGA
- the pyrF gene encoding orotidine-5'-phosphate decarboxylase, producing the protein MRTRANPVYCGIDTTDLAQATRLIQSIAGGPRPAVGGIKLGLEFFLAHGAPGVRYAFPTPVRATGVGFFLDLKLHDIPNTVAGGIRAVVELAPTYITIHASGGREMLKAAVAEAAAQAAKLNLPRPKLLGVTVLTSLDRSDLEATGVNADPSDQVVRLAGLARESGLDGVICSPLEIAALRKQCGPDFVLMVPGIRPVGSAANDQKRAMTPRQAVDLGATHLVVGRPIYQAADPRVAAEAIAREAGVNDL; encoded by the coding sequence ATGCGGACCCGCGCCAATCCCGTCTATTGCGGCATCGACACCACCGATCTCGCCCAAGCCACCCGGCTGATTCAGTCCATCGCCGGGGGCCCCAGGCCGGCGGTCGGCGGCATCAAGCTCGGGCTGGAGTTCTTTCTGGCGCATGGCGCGCCGGGCGTGCGCTATGCCTTCCCGACGCCGGTGCGAGCAACGGGCGTCGGCTTCTTCCTCGATCTCAAGCTGCACGACATCCCCAACACGGTCGCGGGCGGCATCCGTGCCGTGGTCGAGCTGGCGCCCACCTACATCACCATCCATGCGAGCGGCGGCCGCGAGATGCTGAAGGCGGCAGTAGCCGAGGCGGCGGCGCAGGCGGCCAAGCTCAACCTGCCGCGACCCAAGCTGCTCGGCGTGACTGTGCTTACATCGCTCGACCGCTCGGATCTCGAAGCGACTGGCGTCAATGCCGATCCGTCGGATCAGGTGGTGCGTCTTGCCGGCCTCGCAAGGGAGAGCGGACTCGACGGCGTGATCTGCTCGCCGCTCGAGATTGCCGCCCTGCGCAAGCAATGCGGTCCCGATTTCGTGTTGATGGTGCCGGGCATCCGCCCCGTCGGTAGCGCGGCCAACGACCAGAAGCGCGCCATGACGCCGCGGCAGGCGGTCGATCTCGGCGCCACGCATCTGGTCGTGGGACGCCCGATCTACCAGGCAGCCGATCCGCGGGTCGCGGCCGAGGCCATCGCGCGCGAAGCCGGCGTCAACGACCTATGA
- the glpK gene encoding glycerol kinase GlpK produces the protein MATKHVLAIDQGTTSTRAIVFDRSGRPVASAQKELPQIFPKPGWVEHDPEEIWRATVEVCRGALADAKLDARAIAGIGITNQRETTVVWDRATGRPVHNAIVWQDRRTADRCAELRQAGHEKAIGERTGLLLDPYFAGTKIAWILDHVAGSRAAAEKGALAAGTIESFLLWRLTGGKVHASDATNASRTLLLDIRKGAWDGELATLLGVPPSMLPTVVDCAGELGVTTADILGAPVPVLGMAGDQQAATIGQACVKPGMIKATYGTGCFALLNTGTLAVHSRSRLLTTIAYQLAGQRTYALEGSIFIAGAAVQWLRDGLRLIAKSSEVEALARSAKPDHGVYMVPAFVGLGAPYWDAEARGAILGLTRDSGPGEIAAATLDSVCYQTRDLVEAMRGDGAQIDELRVDGGMVVNDALMQRLADTAGAPVERPKVTETTALGAAFLAGLQAGLWPSLDALASTWALDRAFRPTEDAASRDRRYAGWQDAVRRVRSS, from the coding sequence ATGGCGACCAAACACGTCCTGGCCATCGATCAGGGCACGACCAGCACGCGCGCCATCGTTTTCGACAGATCCGGGCGGCCCGTCGCCTCGGCGCAGAAGGAACTGCCGCAGATCTTTCCCAAACCGGGCTGGGTCGAGCACGATCCGGAGGAGATCTGGCGGGCGACCGTCGAGGTGTGCCGCGGTGCGTTGGCCGACGCCAAGCTCGATGCCCGGGCGATCGCCGGCATCGGCATCACCAACCAGCGCGAGACCACGGTGGTGTGGGATCGCGCCACCGGAAGACCGGTCCACAACGCCATCGTGTGGCAGGACCGGCGCACCGCCGACCGCTGCGCCGAGCTGCGCCAGGCGGGCCACGAGAAGGCGATCGGCGAGCGCACCGGCCTGCTGCTCGACCCTTACTTCGCCGGAACCAAGATCGCCTGGATCCTCGATCACGTGGCCGGCAGCCGCGCGGCGGCGGAGAAGGGCGCCCTGGCTGCCGGTACCATCGAGAGCTTCCTGCTGTGGCGGCTGACCGGCGGCAAGGTGCATGCCAGCGACGCCACCAACGCCAGCCGCACCCTGCTGCTCGACATCCGCAAGGGCGCCTGGGACGGCGAGCTCGCGACCCTGCTCGGCGTGCCGCCATCGATGCTGCCCACCGTCGTCGATTGCGCCGGCGAGCTCGGCGTGACGACCGCCGATATCCTCGGCGCGCCAGTGCCGGTGCTCGGCATGGCGGGCGACCAGCAGGCCGCGACCATCGGCCAGGCCTGCGTGAAGCCCGGCATGATCAAGGCGACTTACGGCACGGGTTGCTTCGCGCTGCTCAACACGGGCACGCTTGCCGTGCATTCGCGCAGCCGGCTCCTGACCACCATCGCCTACCAGCTCGCCGGCCAGCGGACCTATGCCCTGGAAGGCAGCATCTTCATCGCCGGCGCGGCCGTGCAATGGCTGCGCGACGGGTTGCGCCTGATCGCCAAGTCGTCGGAGGTCGAAGCACTCGCGCGCTCCGCCAAGCCGGACCACGGCGTCTACATGGTGCCGGCTTTCGTCGGTCTCGGTGCGCCCTATTGGGATGCCGAGGCGCGCGGTGCGATCCTCGGCCTGACGCGCGACTCGGGACCGGGCGAGATCGCCGCCGCCACCCTCGATTCGGTGTGCTACCAGACGCGCGACCTGGTCGAGGCGATGCGCGGCGACGGCGCGCAGATCGACGAGTTGCGCGTGGACGGCGGCATGGTGGTGAACGACGCCCTGATGCAGCGCCTGGCCGATACGGCCGGCGCGCCCGTCGAGCGGCCGAAAGTCACCGAGACGACGGCGCTGGGGGCGGCCTTCCTCGCCGGCCTGCAGGCCGGCCTGTGGCCCTCGCTCGACGCCCTGGCCTCGACCTGGGCGCTCGACCGCGCCTTCCGGCCGACGGAGGACGCCGCCTCGCGCGACCGCCGCTACGCCGGCTGGCAGGACGCCGTGAGAAGGGTGCGCAGTTCCTGA
- a CDS encoding polyprenyl synthetase family protein: MATVVSLEDKRKTPGLEPLLALCAEDMARVDREILLRMRSPVSLIPELANHLVGAGGKRMRPLMTVAAARLCGHNSADDRHIKLATCVEFIHSATLLHDDVVDVSALRRGRPTANTVWGDKASVLVGDFLFTRAFELMVEVGSLGILGVLSRASSTIAEGEVLQLVTQRDISTPEATYLEVIKAKTARLFAAAAEVGAMVAGRGGAERVALESFGMNLGIAFQLVDDALDYAGREAKLGKTVGDDFSEGKITLPVILAFLRGGVVDREFWKRTMQALDQKPGDLEHAQTLIERHDAIADTFERARHYGAMARDALGLFGDSPLKAALLEAVDFAIDRAH; this comes from the coding sequence ATGGCCACCGTCGTCTCCCTGGAAGACAAGCGCAAGACCCCTGGGCTCGAGCCGTTGCTCGCCTTGTGCGCCGAGGACATGGCGCGGGTCGATCGCGAGATCCTCCTGCGCATGCGTTCGCCGGTGTCGTTGATCCCGGAACTCGCCAATCACCTGGTCGGCGCCGGCGGCAAGCGCATGCGGCCGTTGATGACGGTGGCCGCGGCGCGCCTGTGCGGACACAATTCCGCCGACGACCGGCACATCAAGCTCGCGACCTGCGTCGAATTCATCCATTCGGCGACGCTGCTGCACGACGATGTGGTCGATGTCAGCGCGCTGCGCCGCGGCCGGCCGACCGCCAACACGGTGTGGGGCGACAAGGCGTCGGTGCTGGTCGGCGACTTCCTGTTCACGCGCGCTTTCGAGCTGATGGTCGAGGTCGGCTCGCTCGGCATCCTCGGCGTGCTGTCGCGCGCGTCCTCGACGATCGCCGAGGGGGAGGTGTTGCAGCTCGTCACCCAGCGCGACATCAGCACGCCCGAGGCGACCTATCTCGAGGTCATCAAGGCCAAGACCGCGCGCCTCTTCGCCGCCGCCGCCGAGGTCGGCGCCATGGTCGCGGGTCGAGGCGGCGCCGAGCGGGTGGCTCTCGAGAGCTTCGGCATGAATCTCGGCATCGCCTTTCAGCTGGTCGACGATGCGCTCGACTATGCCGGCCGCGAGGCCAAGCTCGGCAAGACCGTCGGCGACGATTTCAGCGAGGGCAAGATCACCCTGCCGGTCATCCTCGCCTTCCTGCGCGGCGGTGTGGTCGATCGCGAGTTCTGGAAGCGCACGATGCAGGCGCTCGACCAGAAACCCGGCGATCTCGAGCACGCCCAGACACTGATCGAGCGCCACGACGCGATCGCCGACACCTTCGAGCGGGCACGGCACTACGGCGCCATGGCGCGCGACGCGCTCGGCCTGTTCGGCGACAGTCCGCTGAAGGCGGCGCTGCTCGAGGCCGTCGACTTCGCCATCGACCGCGCGCATTGA
- a CDS encoding methyltransferase: MSAVPSTETSPTEDALLGGRLRLLQPQRGYRVAVDALLLAAAVDARARERVLDLGAGVGAVGLCLAARVPGCRIVGIELQPALTELAERNAALNAMQERVRTIVHDLARPLPGSLGLFDHVATNPPYLAAAVADPSPDPVKALATVESSVDLARWLKVAVSALAENGTLVLIHRADRLCEIVERLDRLGWRDVAAKKLPPANRVLVRARRATAARRHDSPPLVLHRAGGGYTDEAEAILRHAAPLAF, translated from the coding sequence ATGTCTGCCGTCCCTAGCACGGAAACGAGCCCGACCGAAGATGCGTTGCTGGGTGGTCGGCTCAGGCTTTTGCAGCCACAGCGCGGGTATCGGGTCGCCGTCGACGCGCTTCTGTTGGCCGCCGCCGTCGACGCCCGGGCCCGCGAGCGCGTGCTCGACCTGGGCGCCGGTGTCGGCGCCGTCGGATTGTGCCTCGCTGCTCGCGTACCGGGATGCCGGATTGTCGGCATCGAACTCCAACCGGCGCTCACCGAGCTTGCCGAGCGCAACGCCGCTTTGAACGCGATGCAGGAGCGCGTGCGAACGATCGTTCACGATCTCGCCCGGCCGCTGCCCGGCAGTCTCGGCTTGTTCGACCATGTGGCGACGAACCCGCCGTACCTCGCGGCGGCGGTCGCCGATCCCTCGCCCGATCCCGTGAAGGCGCTCGCCACCGTCGAATCGAGCGTCGATCTCGCCCGCTGGCTCAAGGTCGCGGTTTCGGCGCTCGCTGAGAACGGCACGCTGGTCCTGATCCATCGCGCCGACCGCCTGTGCGAGATCGTCGAACGGCTCGACCGGCTGGGCTGGCGCGACGTCGCGGCGAAGAAGCTGCCGCCCGCCAACCGCGTCCTGGTGCGCGCCCGGAGGGCCACCGCCGCGCGACGGCACGATTCGCCGCCTCTCGTCCTGCATCGAGCGGGAGGCGGCTACACCGACGAAGCCGAGGCGATCCTGCGTCACGCCGCGCCGCTTGCCTTCTGA
- a CDS encoding S49 family peptidase encodes MLGWLKDRFARTPLVPVVRLSGVIASSGLLGPRGLSIETVAPLLQRAFALRGARAVALVLNSPGGSPVQSSLIAQRIRLLAVEKNLPVIAFVEDVAASGGYWLACAADEILVDAASIVGSIGVISAGFGFPDALARLGVERRVHTSGERKSMLDPFRPENPDDVERLERLQSEIHEGFKEWVRQRRGDRLKADAALLFTGEFWTGRRGVELGLVDGVGEIRATLQARYGPRVRLPVIAPRRRLLSRLGLGASIESVGPAALAAVEERLHWQRYGL; translated from the coding sequence ATGCTGGGTTGGTTGAAGGATCGCTTCGCGCGCACGCCGCTGGTGCCGGTCGTGCGCCTGTCGGGCGTGATCGCCTCGTCGGGCCTGCTCGGGCCGCGCGGCCTGTCGATCGAGACGGTCGCCCCGCTGTTGCAGCGCGCCTTCGCCCTGCGCGGCGCCCGGGCGGTCGCGCTCGTCCTCAACTCCCCCGGCGGCTCGCCGGTGCAGTCGTCCCTGATCGCCCAGCGCATTCGTCTGCTGGCAGTCGAGAAGAATCTGCCGGTAATCGCCTTCGTCGAGGATGTCGCGGCGTCGGGCGGCTACTGGCTCGCCTGCGCCGCCGACGAGATCCTGGTCGATGCCGCGTCGATCGTCGGCTCCATCGGCGTGATCTCGGCAGGTTTCGGCTTCCCCGACGCGTTGGCGCGACTCGGCGTCGAGCGTCGCGTGCACACGTCGGGCGAACGCAAGTCCATGCTCGATCCCTTCCGGCCGGAGAACCCCGACGACGTCGAGCGGCTGGAGCGGCTGCAGTCGGAAATCCACGAGGGCTTCAAGGAGTGGGTGCGCCAGCGCCGCGGCGATCGGCTCAAGGCCGACGCGGCGTTGCTGTTCACTGGCGAGTTCTGGACCGGCCGCCGCGGCGTGGAGCTTGGGCTGGTCGACGGCGTCGGCGAGATCCGTGCCACCCTGCAGGCACGCTACGGGCCAAGGGTGCGGCTGCCGGTGATCGCGCCGCGCCGCCGTCTGCTCTCACGCCTCGGTCTCGGCGCCTCGATCGAATCGGTCGGTCCGGCGGCGCTGGCGGCGGTGGAGGAGCGGCTGCACTGGCAGCGCTATGGACTCTAG
- a CDS encoding nuclear transport factor 2 family protein, whose translation MKLRDPIHPDDLAAVRTWFDALSRHCRAVDYEGARPIFADDMIAFGTFTDFMIGRELAEQKQWRNVWGTIRNFRYDLSKVEAIVSADRLTAVGMAVWQSDGFHPNGDPFDRPGRTTVVLGRRKVGESFVATHTHMSLFRGTPDQSYGTFSGP comes from the coding sequence ATGAAGCTGCGCGATCCCATTCATCCCGACGACCTCGCCGCCGTGCGAACCTGGTTCGACGCGCTCTCCCGGCACTGCCGCGCCGTCGACTACGAGGGCGCACGGCCGATCTTCGCCGACGACATGATCGCCTTCGGCACCTTCACCGACTTCATGATCGGCCGCGAACTCGCCGAGCAGAAGCAGTGGCGCAACGTGTGGGGCACCATCCGCAACTTCCGCTACGATCTGTCGAAGGTCGAGGCCATCGTTTCGGCCGACCGCCTGACCGCCGTCGGCATGGCGGTATGGCAGTCCGACGGCTTCCATCCCAACGGCGATCCATTCGATCGGCCGGGCCGCACCACGGTCGTGCTGGGTCGCCGGAAGGTCGGCGAGTCTTTCGTCGCCACCCACACGCACATGTCGCTGTTCCGCGGCACGCCCGACCAGAGCTACGGAACCTTCAGCGGGCCCTAG
- a CDS encoding N-carbamoyl-D-amino-acid hydrolase — translation MSRVLTVGAAQMGPIQRNHTRRDVVERLIAHLREARRMGCDLVVFPELTLTTFFPRWWMTDQAEIDSFFEREMPSNETAPLFTEAKRLGLGFCLGYAELASEDGRMRRFNTSILVERDGRIVGKYRKVHLPGHAEHEPARPFQHLEKRYFEVGNLGFPVAKAFGGNMGMCICNDRRWPETYRVMGLQNVEMVMLGYNTPLHNAPSPDHDQHSWFHNQLSMQAGAYQNGTWVVGVAKGGTEEGVPSLADSMIVAPSGKVVARAHSDDDELIVHRCDLDAGQSYKRTTFNFAVHRQPDQYRLIVERKGAIDPS, via the coding sequence ATGTCCCGAGTACTGACGGTCGGCGCGGCCCAGATGGGCCCCATTCAACGCAACCACACGCGGCGCGACGTGGTCGAGCGGCTGATCGCGCATCTGCGCGAGGCCCGCCGCATGGGGTGCGACTTGGTCGTGTTCCCGGAGCTGACGCTGACCACGTTCTTCCCGCGCTGGTGGATGACCGACCAGGCCGAAATCGATTCCTTCTTCGAGCGCGAGATGCCCTCCAACGAAACGGCGCCGCTCTTCACCGAGGCGAAGCGGCTCGGACTCGGTTTCTGCCTGGGCTATGCCGAGCTCGCCAGCGAGGATGGCCGGATGCGGCGGTTCAACACCTCGATCCTGGTCGAGCGCGACGGCCGCATCGTCGGCAAGTACCGCAAGGTCCATCTGCCCGGCCATGCCGAGCACGAGCCGGCGCGGCCCTTCCAGCATCTCGAGAAGCGCTATTTCGAGGTCGGCAATCTCGGTTTCCCGGTCGCCAAGGCGTTCGGCGGCAACATGGGCATGTGCATCTGCAACGATCGGCGCTGGCCCGAGACCTACCGGGTCATGGGTCTGCAGAACGTCGAGATGGTCATGCTGGGCTACAACACGCCGCTGCACAACGCGCCGTCGCCCGACCACGACCAGCACTCGTGGTTCCACAACCAACTCTCCATGCAGGCCGGTGCCTACCAGAACGGCACCTGGGTGGTCGGCGTCGCCAAGGGAGGCACCGAGGAAGGCGTGCCGTCGCTGGCCGACAGCATGATCGTGGCGCCCTCCGGCAAGGTGGTGGCGCGCGCCCATTCCGACGACGACGAACTCATCGTACATCGCTGCGACCTCGATGCCGGGCAGAGCTACAAGCGCACGACCTTCAACTTCGCCGTCCATCGCCAGCCGGACCAGTACCGGCTGATCGTCGAGCGCAAGGGCGCGATCGATCCGTCCTAG
- a CDS encoding NAD(P)-dependent oxidoreductase, which produces MTEPLDPSRRIVLTGAAGGIGTMIRPLLAPLYPGLVLSDRARPDGLQPHETFVPCDLARPDEVARAVEGTHSILHFGGFSVEGPWDAILQSNIVGCYNLFEAARLAGVARIVFASSNHAVGFYPRARRIGPDVTVRPDSRYGVSKAFGEALAALYADKHGLVVTCLRIGNVGPRPIDRRRLSIWISPEDLVQLLRIGLEHPDIRYDILYGASDNEASWWDNARAYQLGYRPTGRGEEHRAHAEAEQAKVGPDPVGDVFQGGAFCSMEFTNDVERAGPSRP; this is translated from the coding sequence ATGACCGAGCCGCTGGACCCGTCGCGCCGCATCGTGTTGACCGGCGCCGCCGGCGGCATCGGCACGATGATACGACCCCTGCTCGCGCCACTCTATCCGGGGCTGGTGCTCAGCGATCGAGCGCGACCAGACGGCCTGCAGCCGCACGAAACGTTCGTTCCCTGCGATCTTGCCAGGCCCGACGAGGTTGCCCGCGCGGTCGAGGGCACCCACAGCATCCTGCATTTCGGCGGCTTTTCGGTCGAGGGACCATGGGACGCGATCCTGCAATCCAACATCGTCGGCTGCTACAATCTCTTCGAGGCGGCGCGGCTGGCCGGCGTGGCGCGCATCGTCTTCGCCTCGTCGAACCACGCCGTCGGCTTCTATCCACGGGCACGCCGTATCGGACCCGACGTCACGGTGCGGCCCGACAGCCGCTATGGGGTCAGCAAAGCCTTCGGCGAGGCATTGGCCGCACTCTATGCCGACAAGCACGGCCTCGTCGTGACCTGCCTCAGGATCGGCAACGTGGGGCCGAGGCCGATCGACAGGCGACGCCTCTCCATCTGGATATCGCCCGAGGATCTGGTCCAGCTTCTGCGCATCGGCCTCGAGCATCCCGACATCCGCTACGACATCCTCTACGGCGCCTCCGACAACGAAGCCTCGTGGTGGGACAATGCGCGCGCCTATCAGCTCGGCTACAGGCCGACCGGCCGCGGCGAGGAGCATCGCGCCCATGCCGAGGCCGAGCAGGCGAAAGTCGGGCCCGACCCGGTCGGCGATGTCTTTCAGGGCGGGGCCTTCTGCTCGATGGAGTTCACCAACGACGTTGAGCGGGCCGGGCCGTCGCGGCCATAA
- a CDS encoding GNAT family N-acetyltransferase, producing the protein MAGSIRRARPEDHARITAIRNSVSENVLSDPGQVTVEDYRWFEQSPGVWVWEENGTILGFSAADTRDGSIWALFVAPGHERRGIGRALFDKACDVLLENGHRTALLTTSPGTRAEGFYRAAGWQAIGTSPRGELIFHAVLRPGGTRL; encoded by the coding sequence ATGGCCGGTTCCATCCGTCGCGCCCGCCCCGAGGACCATGCGCGTATCACCGCGATTCGCAACAGCGTGAGCGAAAATGTCCTGAGCGATCCCGGTCAGGTGACCGTCGAGGACTACAGGTGGTTCGAGCAAAGTCCCGGCGTCTGGGTATGGGAGGAGAACGGCACGATCCTGGGATTCTCCGCCGCCGATACACGCGACGGCTCGATCTGGGCGCTGTTCGTTGCTCCGGGCCATGAGCGCCGCGGCATCGGCCGTGCCCTGTTCGACAAGGCGTGCGACGTGCTGCTTGAGAATGGCCATCGCACCGCCCTGCTGACGACGTCGCCCGGTACCCGGGCGGAGGGCTTCTATCGCGCGGCGGGATGGCAGGCGATCGGCACCAGCCCGAGGGGAGAGTTGATCTTCCATGCGGTTCTCCGACCCGGCGGCACTCGGCTATAG